Proteins from a genomic interval of Megalopta genalis isolate 19385.01 unplaced genomic scaffold, iyMegGena1_principal scaffold0020, whole genome shotgun sequence:
- the LOC143260812 gene encoding uncharacterized protein LOC143260812, producing MDMLRKNFSSYSVLLSYTGLWPYGKSVVGTICRIGYTLLTLAVIGIQLSTMGSVEATSYNIATALSYSTPMLLCLLRYHSFLVNFPTLRSLYDNYENDLKSFKNLVELGMFTKHIQKGRRLVFVYIAIACALSVFSFTIIMIPTILHSKYQVYYLRVFGFFVSEQGLNTDLICLHVVIVSVMSFISVAGTESSLAIYTAYFCSLFEIASYRVQNAVNNVINSVAISKPIDIQPSVDLHRRAVQLLKYLTEKFAVTYLVAIAVSIVSFAISLYRLVLAIDNVTDVVNLILSAGLVITHLIIMFLNNYIGQELMDSSIQVNYDTYNSLWYCIPPESQKLLLFLLMRTKNEARYDLAGLFSPCHEGFSMMMSSSFSYFTFLYSTK from the exons ATGGACATGCTTCGGAAGAACTTCAGTTCCTATAGTGTGCTGTTATCTTACACTGGACTGTGGCCCTATGGCAAATCTGTAGTTGGAACGATCTGCAGAATAGGTTATACGTTGCTTACCCTCGCAGTTATAGGAATTCAG CTGTCAACAATGGGATCGGTGGAAGCAACGTCATACAATATAGCTACAGCGTTATCGTATAGCACTCCGATGCTCTTATGTCTTTTACGATACCATAGTTTTCTGGTCAACTTCCCAACG CTAAGATCTCTGTAtgataattatgaaaacgaccTCAAATCATTTAAGAATCTTGTCGAGCTGGGTATGTTCACGAAACACATACAAAAGGGAAGACGATTAGTCTTCGTATATATAG CCATAGCGTGTGCGTTATCAGTCTTCTCGTTTACAATAATAATGATACCTACAATACTACATTCAAAATACCAAGTGTATTATTTACGAGTATTTGGATTCTTTGTGAGTGAACAAGGCCTAAATACCGATTTGATTTGCCTTCATGTCGTAATAGTAAGCGTGATGAGTTTCATATCGGTGGCAGGTACGGAATCGTCACTCGCCATTTATACCGCCTATTTTTGTAGTCTGTTCGAAATCGCCAG ttaccgAGTGCAGAACGCAGTTAACAACGTGATAAACTCTGTCGCCATTTCAAAGCCTATAGACATACAACCGTCTGTGGATTTACACCGGCGAGCTGTGCA GCTGCTTAAATATCTAACGGAGAAGTTTGCGGTGACGTATTTAGTTGCTATCGCAGTATCTATCGTCTCATTCGCTATCTCTTTATACCGT CTTGTTTTAGCAATCGATAATGTGACAGATGTGGTAAATCTTATTCTCTCTGCGGGTTTGGTAATAACACATTTAATAATCATGTTCTTAAATAATTATATCGGGCAGGAATTGATGGACAGCAGTATTCAGGTGAATTACGACAC ATACAATTCGTTGTGGTACTGTATACCACCAGAGTCGCAgaagttattattattcttgttgATGAGAACAAAGAATGAAGCACGATACGATTTGGCTGGTTTATTCTCTCCGTGCCACGAGGGCTTTTCGATG ATGATGAGCTCATCTTTTTCATATTTTACTTTTCTGTATTCAACCAAGTGA